GGTCAAGAAGGACTGGATAGAAACTGCCACTCCGACTGCATGGAATGTGTAGGAAAAACGCAAAGCTATGGCTGTCCAACGTCTGGGACAGACGCCGTTCGTTGCTCACCTAAATGCTCCTCTATGAACAGTTTATGCTTATTAAATATCAGAGAATCTATAATTAATGGCTGAAGGAAGACAAACCCTCGCTGCTTGCTAGAGTAATTCGAAATAATTTCCGAAATTTGTACTTGTGTAAGTTCCATTTTATTTTTCTTTTTTGCTTCAAATACAAAGGTTATAAAAAGGGCTTACACACTTTTTAAGACAGTTCCGAAAAAAACGGAGATAAAGCATTTGCAAGAAGCGTTTCCATATCGTTTAACAACTACACAGAAAGGTCCAATCGAATAGTCGCCCAAAAGATACTGAGCAATCTCGCAATTGCTCGGTATCTTTTCGCAATAAATCAAGTACATTTGCGTTATCAGTCCAAGAAATCTCTCCAGTGAGTAAAATCCTCCGATTTTGAGAGAGAAAATAATGGGAATATATTGAATTATTATAAACTGAGTTATGTATAGATGATTGTATGAGAAATTATAAATGCGTTAATATTACAAGGGATTCAATGAAAAGAAAGACTCTCGTTGTAATAATAACCATCGGTTTGTTTGCCCTCTTAATCGAGGGAATGGAACTATTGTAGAGTCAACCAGCAAGTGCAAAATTACAACACATGTTTGAAGAACTCGCACTTTGGTGTGGAAAAGTTTAGTTTTTCCCTTGGTCTTTCATTCAATTTCTTCTGTATGGCCATAATCCTCTTGTCCGTATAGTTCTCAAAGGAATCCTTTTTAGGTATATATTGCCTGATTAACTTGTTTGTATTCTCAATGACTCCCTTTTGCCATGAACAATATGGAACAGCAAAGTACACAGGCACGCCCAACCATTTCGTGATATCCTTATGTGCGGCAAACTCAGGTCCGTTGTCAGTGGTAATGGTCTTCAGTCTGTCCTTGTATGGCAGCAGCAGTCTCCTGACTGCTTTTGCCAGAGGCTTCGACTGCTTCCCAAATGGCAGTTTCTGCATAAGCAACATATTGGTGGATTTCTCCACCAGTGTGAGTATGGCCCTTTGGGCAGGGTCGACGATCAGGTCCATCTCAAAGTCTCCAAATCTCTTCCCGTCCACTTCCTTGCTTCTCTCATGGATGCTCACCCTGTCCTTGACAGGAAGATGCCCACCCTTGGGGTGATGCCTGTATTTCATCTGATGTCTTGTGTGCCCGGCAAGTTTCCCTGTCGGGTCATTGTGGATGATGTTGTAGATGGACTGGTGGGACACCCTTATCCCCTCATTCACACGCAGATACCCTGATATTTGCCTTGGAGACCATTGGTCATTAACGATATATTCCTTGATTCTCCAGACCAATTCGTCGGAGAGCCTGGAGTTGCTCACCGTTCGCCTCCTGCGCTGCATGGCCATGTCGTGCGCCTTCATCCAGATATACTTTCCCGAGGGCGTGCTGTTGCGTTTGATTTCACGTGAGAGTGTTGCCTGACTGATGCCGACGATGGCGGCAATTTCTTTTCTTGCGGTTTTCTTTTGAAGTAAGGCGAAAATTTGCGACCTTTGCTCCGAGATTAATTGATGGTACATAAACAATACAAAGTTAGTTAATCCTGGGGAGACTTCGGTCTCCCTTTTTAAATTTGTATTGCCGGTTGTTGCTTTTTCCTCGGCGAGAGATGCAGACAACCTCTCGCTACGCTTCGAGAACGTCTGCATCTCTCGGCGAGGGCTACTCTTTTTTGCACTTCGATTTGGAATCTTCACTATACACTTATGTTGATAATTCAGAGTTTCTCAAAGAAGTTAATATAACGTGAGTTCGACGAATTCAGAACAAAGCAAGCTGTGTGTCCAATGTCCTTTGTACATTGATGCACGGCTTCTTTGGAAACAGGCAATAGGCCGCAATGCCCCCCAATAAATTGACGATGAAATTGTCAAAGGACCGATGCCTGGAGTGCTCCACCTGTGCAATGTTCTTGAGTTCATCGTTCACCGTTTCTATGATAGCCCTCTTTCTGAGCAGCAGTTTGTCCGAGACGCTCATCAATGCTCCTTTCATGTTGCTTTTCAACTTGGTAATAAGTTGTATGCCATCAACGAAAAGTCTTTGGAAGAGCCCCTTGCTGATATATCCCTTGTCACCGACCAACTTGCCATGTATAAACTCTACAAAGGCTTTGTATTCCAAAGGCTTACGGTCATCAAGACCACCTGGGGTAATCATGAAGTTGAGAAGTTCTCCTCTCTCGTTGCAGATTAAATGCAACTTGAATCCGAAGAACCACCCCATGGAGCATTTCCCTCTTTGGGCAATGCCCCTGAAAACCTTATGAATGTGTATTCTCTGGTTTCGGCAGACGCGAAGAGGTGTACTGTCAACAAAACTGATGCCTGTGCATTTGCCCAGCAGGACCTTTTTGATAAACAAAGCCAAGGGGATGGCGACTTCCCTTTCCAATTCTACGAAACGGTTGTACGAGACTACCTCGGGAAACAGATGACGTAAATGCTTGCACACCTTCTCAAGATAGAAATGCTTCAGGCAACGATAGCCTGAATCGTGAAAGAGTATCATAATCAGCATGGTTTCAGCCTTGGACATCGTGGAATCACGGTGATACTTCCTCTTGTCAGACGGTTTTAGCGTATATTTTGCCATCAGTGCGTCAAAAAACTTGCAGAAGTCATCTGCCATACAAAATATTTCTGTAACTTTGCCCTCGGTAAGCATAGCGATTTTTGTTTGTAATTCTTTGTATTTTAGCACTATAAAGTTACAACAAATTTCGCTAATTACCAAATTTACAAGAACTTATAATTCATCGAACTCACGTTAAAATAACAGGGGGAAACAGCCTAATGACCGATTTGGGATAAACACGTAATGTAATTGGCAATGAACAAAAAGAAAAGGGTTGTCTCACGACAACCCTTAATCCTATACAAAAACATTATGAAATAATTTTATTTCGCGAACAAGATTTTCATTTAATAAATTGCAATGGCCACTGCCATTCAACATATAATTTCTTTTTCTTATTTATTGAGCCTGATTGCAGGTGCGGCACTTTCTTTCGCAATAGCGTTCGCACTGTACGCGGATATCATAGCCCAACATTGCACCAAGTATGAAGTCTTCCTCGGGTGAGAGTTGATTCAACGGCTTGGTAACCATTAGCTGTATAGCGTCGAGGCACTCCTTGCGACCGAAGAAAAGGTTTAGGCAACCATTTCCTACGGGCTGTATGACGTAGGGGATGTTCTGATGCTGCAAGCGCGCAATTACATAGTCCTCATACTTTTGGTTGAAAGTATAGAGAATCATCTGTCGCACGCCCTTCTTGAACTCATAGATATGGTTCATCAGGACCTTCATATCCGACGGCATTGACTGCATCCCTTGCATCTGTTTTAAACAACTGACCTGAAAAGTGCCTAACTCTTTGCGTTTGGTTTAGAGCGAACCCTTGATGCTTTCCAACCAAGCGTCGATACGACCTTCTGTCTGATCGTCTTCGTTCACGTCGTCCAATGCGAGACCAACGAACTGACCATCGACAACTGCATCGCTATCGTCGAATGTGTAGCCGTCGGTAGAAACACCCGGGAGAACGTTTGCGCCTTCGCAAGCATCGAAGATTTCCTTCATTGCACCGCAGAAAGTGTCGCCGTAAGACTCGCTGTCGCCACAACCGAAGAGAGCTACGGTCTTGCCTGCAAGGTCGGCACCCTTCAATACGTTGATACCATCGTACCAATCGTCCTGCAATTCGCCTGCACCCCAAGTGGAAGTACCGAGAATGAGGTTATCGTTTTCTGCAACTGTGTCGGCAGAGAAATCTGTTACGTTGATTACTTCAGCACCGAGCTTTTCGCCTATCGTGTTTGCAATAGTTTCGCAAGTACCGGTTGATGAACCGAAAACTACAACTGTTTTTTTCATATCTTTGTTACTGATTTAGTTTTTTCTTTGTTTATTTCGGTTGCAAAGATAGGAAGTTTCTTTTTCACTTGCAATACCTAAAAATGGTGGTTATGGTAAAATACCTACTTTTGGGTAGTGGTTTGTGAGGAAAAAAGGGTGCAATCCCTTGCTTTTGTAACAAGAAATAGCACCCTTTCACGATTTGTAACTGTAATTCTTACTTGTTTACAAACTTCTTGTGATTGCGTATGTAGATACCTTTAGGTAGTCGTGCCGCATCCTTACCTATATATATGCCATCCAATGAGTATATTCTGTCGTCTTGAAGCTGTTCTTTTGACGGAATGTTCTCGATTCCGGCTGCTGCCTTCTTCAGAGCTTCCTTCAGTCCTTCGAGAATATCTATCTGTCCGTAGCCGTACAGATTGTTGGGATAGGAGAGGGAAGCGTCGTAGTGTGTGCAGGTTTTGCTGAAGATGTCGATGCAGTCTTCGGGTGTCAGTTTCGGATAAGCCTGTAACCAAAGTGCGATAGCACCTGCCACAACCGGTGTAGCCATTGAGGTTCCGGAGTTGCAGTTCCAAGCATAGGTACGTCCGTTGTATTCAAAGTGGCGAACGTCGCTGCTCAATGGATAGCCGGCATTGTCGGGATTGCCGATGAAGAAGCTGCTGTAAGACGATATGACATTCTGTCCCGGAGCCATAACATCGGGCTTGGTTCTTCCGTCGAGGGTCGGACCGACACCGGAAAAGGAAGACCTGCTTCCATTTTCCCCATTTTTATATGCCTTTGTTTCGCCGAGATAATTCACAAATTCCGTGCGATAGCCCGTAGACCCCACGCAGATAACGCTTGGGGCACTCGATGGAGAATGGACGCTGTGGCTGTTGTTGCCCGACGGAAGTTCCGGGTCGAGGCTGTTCGGTATGATGTATCCGGCTATTCTGTACAGTTCTATATTGGCATTCTCTCCCACGACTTCGAGCGAAACCGGCGTGGTGTGTCCGATTTTCTCTGCCGAAACACGAATGTCATACACCATTTCCACCTTATTATAATTGGAAGGGTAGGCTGCAACGTGCCAACGGTAGGGCGTTCCGTCAATCAAGATGGTATCTGAATACAATGAATCGGTGCTTGCCAGCACTTCACCGGCAGTGATTTCCTTCACGAAAGGAGTTGCATTGTCGTTGTAAATCTTGGTTATGAATGTGAAAGGTCGGTCGGTCTTTACCGTGTAATATCCGTAATCCATATTCCCGATGATAAGTCCGCCAGCCCGTTTCTGCCCCGACGGCTTGTGGATATAGTTCACGTGGTCTGCATCATTGCCTGCTGAAGCCACCAAAATGTGTCCGGGACCAGTGAGCGAATCGAGAATCTCATAGTACAGTTGGTCGTAGCCCATAAAATCCTGATGCCCTCCCTCGCTGAAATTGATAACGCAAGGCTTGCCCTGACTGTCGGCATAGTCGAACATATACTTGAATCCGAGTGCATCCGTGGCATAGGTGTATTTGTAATAGTCGGCCGTGTCGATGAGTGTTATGTTGTTTCCCGTAGCATTTGACACCATTACGATGTCGGCCTCATAGGCTATGCCCTTATATGGCGACACCGTTCCGTTTCCTTCAGCCCCACTTCCGGCTGCAATCCCTGCCGTATGCGTTCCGTGTGTCTGTGTCAGACCGTCTAATGGGTGTCCGATTGCGAGCAGCGCATCCTTTCCTATGTAATCTCTGCCTACGGGAAGCGAAGTGCCGATCGTGTCTTTCGACAACTGATCCCACATCGCCTTGACACGGTATTCGCTCATATCCGAGGAGTAGAAGTTCGGATGGGTAAGGTCGAAGCCAATATCCTGAACGCCCACCACAACTCCCTTGCCTGTATAAACCTCGGGAAGGCCTGTCCCGGCATATACCGGCAGGGCGTTCAGCTTTTCCGAAACAATATTCATCTGCGCATCGGCACGTTTCCCTGCCTCAATTCTTTCCACATCAGGATGGTTTGAAAGACTTGCCAACTGATTCAACGGAATGGAAACAATATGAATATTGCCTATCTTTGCCAAATTCCGGCAGCGATGATCGCTGAAAATTCTTTCGGCATCGCCGTTGATTTTCACGAAGGCAGTTATCGCAGGGCGTTTCTTCTGCAACTCTTGATTTTGTGAAAGGGCTTTTCGCTTCTGCAGACTGGCGTCGATGGTGGCTTGTCTGACGAGAGACGACATTTTGTGAAAGGCAGCTCGCTGCGCCGTCATCGTGGTTGCAATTCCGATGCAAAGGAGTAATAGTCTGATTCGTTTCATTGTTGTCTGATGTTTAAGGGCAATATGAGATACCATAGATATATTCTTAATTATCATATTGCAAAGAAATATAAAAAAAACGAGATTAACGAAGAAAACTCAAGATTTGCTGCCGGCGAAGTGTTTATAACTCGTTGCAATACTGTTTTTTTCATCTTCCCGGTCGATTTCTCATAATAAAATGTTACCTTTGCAATGAATCGTAAATTTTAAAAAGGAGATTATGGATAGTAAAACCCACAAATTCATATCTGTAAGTTATGAATTATATAGTGTAGAAAACGGTGAAGAACAGTTTGTAGAAAAGACGGAGGATGCGCGTCCGATGGAATTTTACACGGGCTGTGAAATGGCTTTGCCGGCATTTGAAAATGCAGTCGTTAATTTGAATACAGGTGATGATTTCGCTTTCACGCTTTCTCAGGAGGAGGCCTACGGGCCTCACAACGCAGAACAGGTGCTTCTGCTGAACAAGGAGATATTCTCCCGCGATGGAGCATTCGATGCAGAGAATGTATTTGTAGATGCAGTTCTTCCTTTGCAGAACGAGCACGGACAGCGTTTCATTGCCCGCGTATTGGAGATTACGGACGACTCGGTAAAGGTAGACCTCAATCATCCATTGGCAGGCAAGGATTTGAAGTTTACCGGACACGTTAATGAATCTCGCGAAGCCACGGAAGACGAAGTGAAAGAGTTCTTCGACAAGATGAACAGTCATCATTGTGGTTGCGGCTGTGGCGGACACGGCGACGGAAGCTGTGGTTGCGGCGGTCACGGTGATGGCGAATGTGGAGGCCACGGAGACGGTGAGTGCGGCTGTGGAGGTGAAGGCCACGAGGGTGGCTGTGGCTGCCATTAATCGGGAATGACGGAATAGAAGGGGTGGGTATGGATGTTCTTTGAGTTTTGAACACCCTACCTTATACTCCCAATATGGCTGTGGGTAATCACAATTCAGAATTTCATACTCTGAAAAATGGATTATGATTATCTATGGTGTGATAGTCGCTTCTCTGTTTCTTCTTTGTTCTTTTAAAAACTCGTAGAATATGCGCAATACTTTTGGAACCCTTTTTACCCTTACCACCTTTGGTGAAAGCCACGGAGTGGCAGTTGGTGGCGTTGTAGACGGAATGCCGTCGAGTGTGGATATCGATTTGGATTTCATTCAGAGCGAACTGAACAGGAGGAAACCGGGACAGAGCAAGATAACTACCGACAGGAAAGAACCCGATGAAGTGGAACTCCTGAGCGGTATCTTTGAAGGGAAGTCCACAGGCGCACCGATTGGATTCATTGTAAGGAATCGCAATCAGCACTCAAAGGATTACGATAATATAAGGAATCTTTTCCGCCCTTCGCACGCCGATTACACCTATTATAAGAAATATGGTGTGAGAGACCACCGTGGAGGAGGACGCACGTCTGCACGCATTACCTTGGCCCGAGTTGTAGCCGGAGCATTGGCAAAGCTCGTCTTGAGGAAATATGGCATTTCTGTTCACGCCTATACCTCACAGGTGGGTAATATCTGCTTGGAGAGAGATTACAGGAAGTACGATTTGAGCAAGGTGGAAGACAGTCCCACGCGTTGTCCTGATCCTGAAAAGGCAAAGGAAATGGAGTCGCTCATCAGTCAGATGAAGGAGGAAGGCGATACGATAGGTGGCGTTATAACCTGTGTGATAAAAGGTTGCCCTCCGGGATTGGGCGAACCGGAGTTCGGCAAGCTGCATTCGCTGCTCGGAGGTGCAATGCTGAGCATCAACGCCGTGAAAGGTTTTGAATACGGCGAGGGCTTTGCAGGTGTTTCTTGGCGGGGAAGCGAGCAGAACGACCGTTTCGTGTCGAATGCCGATGCAAGAGACGCATCACGTTTGGCTGTCAATACAAGTACGAACCATAGTGGAGGCATTCAGGGAGGGCTAAGCAATGGCGAGGATATTTACTTCCGTGTAGCCTTCAAACCTGTTGCCACCTTGCTGATGGAACAGGAAACGGTGGACGTTGAGGGCAATCCGGCTACGATAGATGTGCGTGGACGGCACGACCCTTGTGTATTGGCACGTGCCGTTCCTATTGTCGAGGCAATGGCTGCAATGGTCATTCTCGATCAGTTGTTGATCAATAATACAAGCAAATTAACATAATTTCAATCTTGGTGCATAAATTTTACGGCTAAAATGTTGAATTATCCGTTTTTAGTTATACCTTTGCACCACGATTCGAGATTGATTGCGAAATTCATCCGAAATCGTTTAGTTAAGTCTAGTTTAGTTTTTGTGTTGGTTGAGGGCGATACTTGTATCGCTCTCAAATCGTTTATATACCCCTCAACTCCTTTTTGAACAACGTTTCAGCCCAATGGAAAGTGGATGCGAGCTGTAAATTATAGCATCGTTCGCACACGGCATACCATAATATTTGTGTGCCTGATTTACGGATAGGTCTGAATGCAGAACCGTAAGGTTGGCTTTGATAATTATTTTGCTGTCTTGCCGTTGTGTTTTTCATAGATTTCTCGGAACTATAATCTTATACCTGAGTTCGGGATAAATCTGAACTTGGAAATATGCGATTGCACTAATAATTATTCAGCCATCTTGTGCTTTTATCTCTCACAGATTCCACAGATGCACAGACGTTTATTTTCGCCACAGAGAAGGCAAAGCCTTCAAGGATGGCACAGATTTCCTTGTGCGAATGAGTATTGCAGACCAAATATCCAATCGTTTCTCATCAGACATCTGTGCCATCCTTGAAGGCTTTGCCTTCTCTGTGTTCAGGGATAGGCGTAAATCTGTGCTTCTGTGAAATCTGTGAGAGAAAGTCTTGCCATTTTATCTCGAATTCGAGTAATCTTATGGGGAAAATGTATGAAATATGACTGTTTTTCAAACGTGCGAAGAATGCAATGCGTTCTTCGCACGTTTGCATTGCATTCTTCGCAAAAATGAAGTGCAATCTTGCGAAGAATGGAATATTGTTTTTAATATCTTGATTTTCAGTGTGTTATAAATTTCTTGCAATATGCGCACTATTGTGTGTATCTTCTGTGATTTGGATTGGGCGAAAGCACACGAATTGTAGGATAATTTTTCTGCACATACGAGGTAGTCTGCCTGTAAACTTGTTTGCTGATTACCCTGTTCCTTAAGGTTCGGGGCTTGTGTGGAACGCCGATTACTCAGTAAAGCTGCGTGAAGCAAACGGAAGGGCAAGACGAAGAGAGGTGCGCCAGTATTCCCAATTATGAGCACCGTTGCGAATGCGGAGTTCGCTACGGATGTTGGCAGCCTTGTAGAGCCTGAAGATGTTGATGCTTGAGTCGAAAAGGAAATCGTCGTCGCAATCGAAAAACCATTTCACGGTGCGCAACTGCTGTCTTGTGTTTTCATCGGCATCGGCAATGAATCGAATGGCAGAGTTGTCGGCTATGGATTCCGTGAGATAATAGAACTTGTTCTTCCTGTCTGGGTTGCCCTTGAGTGCGTCTGTTGGTTCGAGCCAAGGGCTCATAGCATAGGAGGAAGAGAATTTGTCGGGATGTTTCTGCGCATAGACAATGCTGGCTCCGCCACCCATCGAGAGTCCCATAATGGCACGCTGCGCTTTGTTGCCCATTGCCTTGTATTTTCTTTCGGCAGCAGGCAGCAGTTCGGAAAAGAAGAATGTTTCGTATTTTCGTCCCGGCATATCGAAATAACCGTTCCAATGGTTGTTTCGGTCGGGATGTCCGGCATTCGGCATAATGATTACCATTGGCTGTGCTTCGCCGGAACTGATGAGTTCGTCGGCTATGAGGCGTACATTGCCTAAGTTTTCCCAATCCGTGTGGGTGCCTGTGAGACCGTGCAGAAGATATACCACGGGATACTTGTCGGCAGACTGGTCGAAACCGTCGGGGAGATACACGTTGAAGCGCACGTGGCAGTTCATCGTCTTGCTGTAAATGCTATCCGTTACCACTCGTCCGGCTCGGGCGATAAGGCAGAAGCACAGTAAAGCCAAGGTAAAAGCAATCTTTCTCATCTTTATTTGTTCTATGTTGATATTGCAAAGATACGAAGAATAGAGTCCAGATAGTTTATTGTTTGTGAAAAAACAGTCAGTTCACTCTTTATGTGTAAAAAATGTTGTATTTTCGCACACGGAAAGTTATAAAAACATTTTAAGATGAATAAGATTAAGTTACTTTTAATGGCGATTGCAATCGCTACATTGGCTTCCTGTGGTTCAAGTTCTACGGTGCCTTTGAGTGGTCG
The Prevotella sp. HUN102 genome window above contains:
- a CDS encoding IS30 family transposase, producing MYHQLISEQRSQIFALLQKKTARKEIAAIVGISQATLSREIKRNSTPSGKYIWMKAHDMAMQRRRRTVSNSRLSDELVWRIKEYIVNDQWSPRQISGYLRVNEGIRVSHQSIYNIIHNDPTGKLAGHTRHQMKYRHHPKGGHLPVKDRVSIHERSKEVDGKRFGDFEMDLIVDPAQRAILTLVEKSTNMLLMQKLPFGKQSKPLAKAVRRLLLPYKDRLKTITTDNGPEFAAHKDITKWLGVPVYFAVPYCSWQKGVIENTNKLIRQYIPKKDSFENYTDKRIMAIQKKLNERPREKLNFSTPKCEFFKHVL
- a CDS encoding IS982 family transposase; this encodes MLTEGKVTEIFCMADDFCKFFDALMAKYTLKPSDKRKYHRDSTMSKAETMLIMILFHDSGYRCLKHFYLEKVCKHLRHLFPEVVSYNRFVELEREVAIPLALFIKKVLLGKCTGISFVDSTPLRVCRNQRIHIHKVFRGIAQRGKCSMGWFFGFKLHLICNERGELLNFMITPGGLDDRKPLEYKAFVEFIHGKLVGDKGYISKGLFQRLFVDGIQLITKLKSNMKGALMSVSDKLLLRKRAIIETVNDELKNIAQVEHSRHRSFDNFIVNLLGGIAAYCLFPKKPCINVQRTLDTQLALF
- a CDS encoding DUF2023 family protein, encoding MQSMPSDMKVLMNHIYEFKKGVRQMILYTFNQKYEDYVIARLQHQNIPYVIQPVGNGCLNLFFGRKECLDAIQLMVTKPLNQLSPEEDFILGAMLGYDIRVQCERYCERKCRTCNQAQ
- the fldA gene encoding flavodoxin FldA, coding for MKKTVVVFGSSTGTCETIANTIGEKLGAEVINVTDFSADTVAENDNLILGTSTWGAGELQDDWYDGINVLKGADLAGKTVALFGCGDSESYGDTFCGAMKEIFDACEGANVLPGVSTDGYTFDDSDAVVDGQFVGLALDDVNEDDQTEGRIDAWLESIKGSL
- a CDS encoding S8 family serine peptidase, producing MKRIRLLLLCIGIATTMTAQRAAFHKMSSLVRQATIDASLQKRKALSQNQELQKKRPAITAFVKINGDAERIFSDHRCRNLAKIGNIHIVSIPLNQLASLSNHPDVERIEAGKRADAQMNIVSEKLNALPVYAGTGLPEVYTGKGVVVGVQDIGFDLTHPNFYSSDMSEYRVKAMWDQLSKDTIGTSLPVGRDYIGKDALLAIGHPLDGLTQTHGTHTAGIAAGSGAEGNGTVSPYKGIAYEADIVMVSNATGNNITLIDTADYYKYTYATDALGFKYMFDYADSQGKPCVINFSEGGHQDFMGYDQLYYEILDSLTGPGHILVASAGNDADHVNYIHKPSGQKRAGGLIIGNMDYGYYTVKTDRPFTFITKIYNDNATPFVKEITAGEVLASTDSLYSDTILIDGTPYRWHVAAYPSNYNKVEMVYDIRVSAEKIGHTTPVSLEVVGENANIELYRIAGYIIPNSLDPELPSGNNSHSVHSPSSAPSVICVGSTGYRTEFVNYLGETKAYKNGENGSRSSFSGVGPTLDGRTKPDVMAPGQNVISSYSSFFIGNPDNAGYPLSSDVRHFEYNGRTYAWNCNSGTSMATPVVAGAIALWLQAYPKLTPEDCIDIFSKTCTHYDASLSYPNNLYGYGQIDILEGLKEALKKAAAGIENIPSKEQLQDDRIYSLDGIYIGKDAARLPKGIYIRNHKKFVNK
- a CDS encoding peptidylprolyl isomerase; this translates as MDSKTHKFISVSYELYSVENGEEQFVEKTEDARPMEFYTGCEMALPAFENAVVNLNTGDDFAFTLSQEEAYGPHNAEQVLLLNKEIFSRDGAFDAENVFVDAVLPLQNEHGQRFIARVLEITDDSVKVDLNHPLAGKDLKFTGHVNESREATEDEVKEFFDKMNSHHCGCGCGGHGDGSCGCGGHGDGECGGHGDGECGCGGEGHEGGCGCH
- the aroC gene encoding chorismate synthase, giving the protein MRNTFGTLFTLTTFGESHGVAVGGVVDGMPSSVDIDLDFIQSELNRRKPGQSKITTDRKEPDEVELLSGIFEGKSTGAPIGFIVRNRNQHSKDYDNIRNLFRPSHADYTYYKKYGVRDHRGGGRTSARITLARVVAGALAKLVLRKYGISVHAYTSQVGNICLERDYRKYDLSKVEDSPTRCPDPEKAKEMESLISQMKEEGDTIGGVITCVIKGCPPGLGEPEFGKLHSLLGGAMLSINAVKGFEYGEGFAGVSWRGSEQNDRFVSNADARDASRLAVNTSTNHSGGIQGGLSNGEDIYFRVAFKPVATLLMEQETVDVEGNPATIDVRGRHDPCVLARAVPIVEAMAAMVILDQLLINNTSKLT
- a CDS encoding esterase family protein, giving the protein MRKIAFTLALLCFCLIARAGRVVTDSIYSKTMNCHVRFNVYLPDGFDQSADKYPVVYLLHGLTGTHTDWENLGNVRLIADELISSGEAQPMVIIMPNAGHPDRNNHWNGYFDMPGRKYETFFFSELLPAAERKYKAMGNKAQRAIMGLSMGGGASIVYAQKHPDKFSSSYAMSPWLEPTDALKGNPDRKNKFYYLTESIADNSAIRFIADADENTRQQLRTVKWFFDCDDDFLFDSSINIFRLYKAANIRSELRIRNGAHNWEYWRTSLRLALPFASRSFTE